A stretch of DNA from Arcobacter sp. LA11:
ATAAATATCAAGAACTTTTAAATAAGCTTTCAAAAGAGCATGATGTAGAAATTTTTGAGCAAGCGTGTATCGGTTTGGTTGAACAGATTGAAAATGGAAAAATAAATCATCCCGAAACAGTTTCGATGTTAAGAGATTGGTTAAAACCTATGCATGAAAGTAGTGTTGATACAATAGTACTTGGCTGTACCCATTATCCACTAGTTAGTGAAGTTATAAAAGATGTAATGGGTGCAAATATTAGTTTGATAGAGACGGGAACAGCTATTGCAAAAAGATTAGAGGATTTAAGTTCTCAAAGTGGACATATCAATGATGGAGAACTTATGATAAAAGTTTTTTATACAGGTGATATAAAAATAGATATGATAAACATGATTTTAGATACTTGGCAAAATGGTGGTAAAATCGTAGTAAGGGATACAAATGAGTGAAGAACAAAGTATAGAGAAAAAAGTTTTAGCGTTAAAATATAGACCAAAAAGATTTGAAGATTTAGTAGGACAAAGTACTATCTCACAAACTTTATCTTTAGCCCTTGATTCAAATAGATTATCCCATGCATATCTTTTTTCAGGACTTAGAGGAAGTGGTAAAACTTCAACTGCTAGAATTATGGCAAAAGCATTACTTTGTTCAAATGGTCCTACTTCTAGACCTTGTGAAACTTGTGAAAACTGTGAAAGTGCAAATACAAATAGACACTTAGATATTATAGAAATGGATGCTGCTTCAAATAGAGGTATTGATGATATTAAAGATTTAATTGAACATACAAAGTATAAACCAAGTTCTGCTAGGTTTAAAGTATTTATCATCGATGAAGTTCATATGCTTACAACACAAGCTTTCAACGCTTTACTTAAGACACTAGAAGAGCCTCCTGGCTTTGTAAAATTTATACTTGCAACTACTGATCCACTTAAATTACCTGCAACTATTTTAAGTAGAACACAACATTTTAGATTTAATAAGATTGCTAGTTCTGATGTTATTCATCATTTATCACATATTTTAAATGAAGAAAATATTGATTTTGAAACACCAGCTTTAGAGATATTAAGTAGAAGTGGGCAAGGAAGTTTAAGAGATACTCTAACTTTACTAGACCAAGCTATTATTTTCTCAAAAGGAAAAATTACAACAACTGCTGTTGTTGATATGTTAGGTTTAATTGAACCAGAACTTATGGAAAAACTTTTTGATGTGATATTAAAAAAAGAAGATATTGTTTCCCTAGTTAAAGAGCTTGAAAATTATGAGATTTCTCAAGTATGTGATGAGATGACAATTTATTTAAAACAAAAAATGCTTGAAAAAGATACAAAGTTTGATTTACTTCTTTTTGATAGATTTTTTAGAATTTTAAGTGATGCGAAACATCTTTTAGCTTTAAATTCAGATGGAGGATTTGTATTAATTCTTACTTTATCAAAAATGATGGAAGCAACAAATTTAAAAACTATTGAAGATATTATTAATCAAGTAGAACAAGTAGAAGTGAAGCCTATTATAAAAGAAGCTATCTCTACACAAAAAGTTATGGAACATGCTAAAAATGATGTTAACCATGCTTACGATGATGAGCTTGTTCCTTTAAATAAAGAGTACCATCAAAATAAACAACAAGTAAATCAAGTAGTTGCTGAAGAGCTTGTCCAAGAAGAACAAGAAACAACTATTTCTATAGATAGTGTAAATGCAATTCCTACTGTACAACCAATTGAAACTGTTGAAGAAGAAGGGTTTTCAACTCCATTTGATGAAGTGCCATCTTCTGTAGTAGAAGAAAAAGTTGAAAATACGCAAGTTATTGAAGAAACAGAAAAAGAAGAAATACCAGAGGTTCAAGAAGTAGAAGAAACACCAGTAGAAGTACCGGAAAAAATAGAACCCAAAGATCCAAATAAAGAAATATATGAAAAGCTAACAGCAAAAGTTTATGAAAGAGATTATGAATTAGGTGAGCTTTTTGAGAAGAATTTTATTTATAAAAGTTTTGATGACAAACTTTTACGTATTAGTTCCTATGCACAAGATGAAGAAAGAAAAATTCTGTTTAAACATTTTGGGGTTATAAAAACATTCATTTATGATGTTTTTGGCAATGATATAGAACTAGATTTTATAAAGGAAGATTCCTCCACAAGAGAATAAACAAGAATCCAAAAAAGAAGAGATAGTAAAAACTGAGGATAATTCTACTAAAGAAGAAAACTCAGAAATTGATGCAGGTTCAATGATTGAAGATATAGAATTAGGTTCTGGATGTGTAGCGGATATGCAGAAAACTGCTAATCCTACTCCTTCTCAACAAGAACTTCAAATAAATGATGTATTAAATTCTCCTATGTTAAATCGAGCGAAAGAGCTATTTGATATTAAAAAAATTACGGTAAAAACGAAAACATAGTCTTAGATTTTTTAATTAAGTCTATGTAGAATATAATGTTAAACTTTTTAAGATATTTAAAAATTTATAAGGAGATTTAAATGTTATCAGTAACAAAAGTATTGATGATAGGGACACTATTAATTAGCACTTCAATATATGCAAATAGTGTAGATGATAAAGTAATAAAATTTGAAAAAGATAGATTTTCAAAAAATAAAAGAATTGAGATAAAAGATATTTCAGTAAATACAAAAAAAGAACTTCATATAAAAGGTTGGTCTGGGTTTATTATTGATGTTAATGCAGTAATGGCGGGAAATCCTATCAAAGTAAAAGATATTGTATTTTCAAATGGTGATGTAATTGCACCTGAACTTTATGATGTAAATACAGGGGATTCATTAAAAGATTTAATGACACCAAAATTAGATACTAAATACCATGATAAAAACAAATTAATTGCAGGTTCTGCTGATGCAAAAGATAAAATCGTAATTTTCTCTGATCCTTTATGTCCTTTCTGTATGGATTATGTTCCAGATGTAATTAATCATGTAAATAAAAATTCAAAAGATATTGCATTGTATTATTATCATTTTCCATTATTACAGTTGCATCCAGCTGCTAAAACTTTAGTAAGATTAATGAATGCTGCTAAAGCAGAAGGAATAAAAGATATTGAACTTAAAGTTTATAAAGCTGATTGGGATAAATATTTTTCTGAAAAAGAGAAAAACACTCAGAAGATTATAGATGGATTTAATAAAGAGTTTAATACTTCAATTACTTTCATGGATATAAACAATAAAAAGATGACTGATGAAATACTTCATGATGTAAGTATGGGTGAAGAAGCTATGGTTCAAGGAACACCAACAATTTTTATTAATGGTGAAAAAGATAAATCAAAATTAAAATATGAAACATTAGGAAAATAGAAGAATGGATAAATTAGTAATTGCAACAAGAAGAAGTCAATTAGCTTTATGGCAGAGTGAATATATCAAAGCAGAATTAAAAAAGTTTTACCCTGATATGGAAGTTGAACTTCAAGAGTTTGTAACAAAAGGTGATAAGATTTTAGATGTACCTTTAGCAAAGATTGGTGGAAAAGGTCTTTTTACTAAAGAGCTTGAAGTTGCTATGTTAAATGGAGAGGCACATTTAGCTGTTCACTCTTTAAAAGATGTACCAACACAATTTGAAGATGGTTTACAACTTGCAGCAGTTACAAAAAGATTTGATCCAAGAGATGCCTTTTTAAGTAATGATTATATTTCTTTAGATGAATTACCCCAAGGTGCTGTAGTAGGTACTACAAGTCTAAGAAGAAGAATGGCTCTAAAGCTTTTAAGACCTGATATTGAGTTAAAAGATTTAAGAGGAAATATTAATACTAGAATTGCAAAACTTAATGCAGGTGAATATGATGCAATTATTCTAGCTGCAACAGGTATTCAAAAACTTGGAATTGAAAAAGAAGTAAAACATTTTTCTCCAATAAATACTGATGTAATGATTCCATCAATGGGGCAAGCTACCCTTGGTATAGAAACAACAACAGACCCAAAAATAGTTGAGATAGTGTCTGTTTTAAATGATAAAGATGCACATATAGAATCAACTATTGAAAGAAGTTTTGTTGATAAACTTCAAGGTGGTTGTCAAGTTCCAATTGGTGTGAAAGCAACAATTATTGATGAGAATTCTATTAGAGTCCAAGCAATCGTTGGAATGCCAGATGGTAGTGAATATATTGAAGAAGATATTACTGCTGATATAGAAGACTTTGAAGTAGTAGGACAAAATTTAGCACAAACTTTTATTGATCAAGGAGCTAAAGAGCTTCTAGAACGTGCTGAAAAAGT
This window harbors:
- the murI gene encoding glutamate racemase, whose amino-acid sequence is MRVGVFDSGLGGLTVIQAITKTFKGAQIFYIADTLFAPYGEKSEEQILKHSLDVTNHLLRNHQIDVLIVACNTATSAAIKYLREKFPSLILIGTEPGIKPAMQNTLTKKVGVLATAVTLGGNKYQELLNKLSKEHDVEIFEQACIGLVEQIENGKINHPETVSMLRDWLKPMHESSVDTIVLGCTHYPLVSEVIKDVMGANISLIETGTAIAKRLEDLSSQSGHINDGELMIKVFYTGDIKIDMINMILDTWQNGGKIVVRDTNE
- a CDS encoding DNA polymerase III subunit gamma/tau gives rise to the protein MSEEQSIEKKVLALKYRPKRFEDLVGQSTISQTLSLALDSNRLSHAYLFSGLRGSGKTSTARIMAKALLCSNGPTSRPCETCENCESANTNRHLDIIEMDAASNRGIDDIKDLIEHTKYKPSSARFKVFIIDEVHMLTTQAFNALLKTLEEPPGFVKFILATTDPLKLPATILSRTQHFRFNKIASSDVIHHLSHILNEENIDFETPALEILSRSGQGSLRDTLTLLDQAIIFSKGKITTTAVVDMLGLIEPELMEKLFDVILKKEDIVSLVKELENYEISQVCDEMTIYLKQKMLEKDTKFDLLLFDRFFRILSDAKHLLALNSDGGFVLILTLSKMMEATNLKTIEDIINQVEQVEVKPIIKEAISTQKVMEHAKNDVNHAYDDELVPLNKEYHQNKQQVNQVVAEELVQEEQETTISIDSVNAIPTVQPIETVEEEGFSTPFDEVPSSVVEEKVENTQVIEETEKEEIPEVQEVEETPVEVPEKIEPKDPNKEIYEKLTAKVYERDYELGELFEKNFIYKSFDDKLLRISSYAQDEERKILFKHFGVIKTFIYDVFGNDIELDFIKEDSSTRE
- a CDS encoding thioredoxin domain-containing protein, which translates into the protein MLSVTKVLMIGTLLISTSIYANSVDDKVIKFEKDRFSKNKRIEIKDISVNTKKELHIKGWSGFIIDVNAVMAGNPIKVKDIVFSNGDVIAPELYDVNTGDSLKDLMTPKLDTKYHDKNKLIAGSADAKDKIVIFSDPLCPFCMDYVPDVINHVNKNSKDIALYYYHFPLLQLHPAAKTLVRLMNAAKAEGIKDIELKVYKADWDKYFSEKEKNTQKIIDGFNKEFNTSITFMDINNKKMTDEILHDVSMGEEAMVQGTPTIFINGEKDKSKLKYETLGK
- the hemC gene encoding hydroxymethylbilane synthase; amino-acid sequence: MDKLVIATRRSQLALWQSEYIKAELKKFYPDMEVELQEFVTKGDKILDVPLAKIGGKGLFTKELEVAMLNGEAHLAVHSLKDVPTQFEDGLQLAAVTKRFDPRDAFLSNDYISLDELPQGAVVGTTSLRRRMALKLLRPDIELKDLRGNINTRIAKLNAGEYDAIILAATGIQKLGIEKEVKHFSPINTDVMIPSMGQATLGIETTTDPKIVEIVSVLNDKDAHIESTIERSFVDKLQGGCQVPIGVKATIIDENSIRVQAIVGMPDGSEYIEEDITADIEDFEVVGQNLAQTFIDQGAKELLERAEKVAFK